One part of the Symphalangus syndactylus isolate Jambi chromosome 1, NHGRI_mSymSyn1-v2.1_pri, whole genome shotgun sequence genome encodes these proteins:
- the HYAL3 gene encoding hyaluronidase-3 isoform X3 — MTTQLGPALVLGVALCLGYGQPLPQVPERPFSVLWNVPSAHCNARFGVHLPLNALGIIANRGQHFHGQNMTIFYKNQLGLYPYFGPRGTAHNGGIPQALPLDRHLALAAYQIHHSLRPGFAGPAVLDWEEWCPLWAGNWGRRRAYQAASWAWAQQVFPDLDPQEQLYKAYTGFEQAARALMEDTLRLAQALRPHGLWGFYHYPACGNGWPSMASNYTGRCHAATLARNTQLHWLWAASSALFPSIYLPPRLPPAHHQAFVRHRLEEAFRVALVGHRHPLPVLAYVRLTHRRSGRFLSQEECWHLHDYLVDTLGPYVINVTRAAMACSHQRCHGHGRCARRDPGQMEAFLHLWPDGSLGDWKSFSCHCYWGWAGPTCQEPRLGPKEAV, encoded by the exons ATGACCACGCAACTAGGCCCAGCCCTGGTGCTGGGGGTGGCCCTGTGCCTGGGTTATGGCCAGCCCCTACCACAGGTCCCTGAACGCCCATTCTCTGTGCTGTGGAATGTACCCTCAGCACACTGTAACGCCCGCTTTGGTGTGCACCTGCCACTCAATGCTTTGGGCATCATAGCCAACCGCGGCCAGCATTTCCACGGTCAGAACATGACCATTTTCTACAAGAACCAGCTCGGCCTCTATCCCTACTTTGGGCCCAGGGGCACAGCTCACAATGGGGGCATCCCCCAGGCTTTGCCCCTTGACCGCCACCTGGCACTGGCTGCCTACCAGATCCACCACAGCCTGAGACCCGGCTTTGCTGGCCCAGCAGTGCTGGATTGGGAGGAGTGGTGTCCACTCTGGGCTGGGAACTGGGGCCGCCGCCGGGCTTATCAGGCAGCCTCTTGGGCTTGGGCACAGCAGGTATTCCCTGACCTGGACCCTCAGGAGCAGCTCTACAAGGCCTATACTGGCTTTGAGCAGGCGGCCCGTGCACTGATGGAGGATACGCTACGGCTGGCCCAGGCACTGCGGCCCCATGGACTCTGGGGCTTCTATCACTATCCAGCCTGCGGGAATGGCTGGCCTAGTATGGCTTCCAACTATACCGGCCGCTGCCATGCAGCCACCCTTGCCCGCAACACTCAACTGCATTGGCTCTGGGCCGCCTCCAGTGCCCTCTTCCCCAGCATCTACCTTCCACCCAGGCTGCCGcctgcccaccaccaggcctttGTCCGACATCGCCTGGAGGAGGCCTTCCGTGTGGCCCTTGTTGGGCACCGACATCCCCTGCCTGTCCTGGCCTATGTCCGCCTCACACACCGGAGATCTGGGAGGTTCCTGTCCCAG GAGGAGTGCTGGCATCTCCATGACTACCTGGTGGACACCTTGGGCCCCTATGTGATCAATGTGACCAGGGCAGCGATGGCCTGCAGTCACCAGCGGTGCCATGGCCACGGGCGCTGTGCCCGGCGAGATCCAGGACAGATGGAAGCCTTTCTACACCTGTGGCCAGACGGCAGCCTTGGAGATTGGAAGTCCTTCAGCTGCCACTGTTACTGGGGCTGGGCTGGCCCCACCTGCCAGGAGCCCAGGCTTGGGCCTAAAGAAGCAGTATAA
- the NAA80 gene encoding N-alpha-acetyltransferase 80 isoform X2, with the protein MELILSTSPAELTLDPACQPKLPLDSTCQPEMTFNPGPTELTLDSEHQPEETPAPSLAELILEPVHRRPELLDACADLINDQWPRSRASRLHSLGQSSDAFPLCLMLLSPHPTPEAAPIVVGHARLSRVLNQPQSLLVETVVVARALRGRGFGRRLMEGLEVFARAQGFRKLHLTTHDQVHFYIHLGYQLGEPVQGLVFTSRRLPATLLNAFPTAPSPRPPWKATNLTAQAAPRSPKGPPLPPPPPLPECLTTSPPVPSGPPSKSLLETRYQNVRGCPIFWMEKDI; encoded by the coding sequence ATGGAGCTGATCCTGAGCACCAGCCCAGCTGAGCTGACTCTGGATCCTGCGTGCCAGCCAAAGCTACCCCTGGATTCCACATGCCAACCAGAGATGACCTTCAATCCTGGTCCAACTGAGCTTACCCTGGATTCTGAACACCAGCCAGAGGAGACCCCAGCTCCTAGCCTGGCTGAGTTGATCCTGGAGCCTGTGCACCGCCGACCAGAGCTCCTGGATGCTTGTGCTGACCTCATCAATGATCAGTGGCCCCGCAGCCGCGCCTCCCGCCTGCACTCCCTGGGCCAGTCCTCAGATGCCTTCCCCCTCTGCCTGATGCTGCTgagcccccaccccacacctgAAGCAGCACCCATTGTGGTGGGCCATGCCCGCCTGTCACGGGTGCTGAACCAGCCCCAGAGCCTCTTAGTGGAGACGGTGGTGGTGGCCCGGGCCCTGAGGGGCCGTGGCTTTGGCCGCCGCCTCATGGAGGGCCTGGAGGTCTTTGCTCGGGCCCAGGGCTTCCGCAAGCTGCACCTCACCACCCATGACCAGGTGCACTTCTATATCCACCTGGGCTACCAGCTGGGTGAGCCTGTGCAGGGCCTGGTCTTCACCAGCAGACGGCTGCCTGCCACCCTGCTTAATGCCTTCCCCACAGCCCCCTCTCCCCGGCCACCCTGGAAGGCCACAAACCTGACTGCCCAAGCTGCCCCAAGGAGTCCCAAGGGACCTCCATTGCCACCACCCCCTCCCCTACCTGAGTGCCTGACCACCTCACCCCCAGTTCCATCAGGGCCCCCTTCAAAAAGCCTGCTGGAGACACGATATCAAAATGTGAGGGGGTGCCCCATATTCTGGATGGAAAAAGACATCTGA
- the HYAL3 gene encoding hyaluronidase-3 isoform X2, translating to MTTQLGPALVLGVALCLGYGQPLPQVPERPFSVLWNVPSAHCNARFGVHLPLNALGIIANRGQHFHGQNMTIFYKNQLGLYPYFGPRGTAHNGGIPQALPLDRHLALAAYQIHHSLRPGFAGPAVLDWEEWCPLWAGNWGRRRAYQAASWAWAQQVFPDLDPQEQLYKAYTGFEQAARALMEDTLRLAQALRPHGLWGFYHYPACGNGWPSMASNYTGRCHAATLARNTQLHWLWAASSALFPSIYLPPRLPPAHHQAFVRHRLEEAFRVALVGHRHPLPVLAYVRLTHRRSGRFLSQDDLVQTVGVSAALGAAGVVLWGDLSLSSSEEECWHLHDYLVDTLGPYVINVTRAAMACSHQRCHGHGRCARRDPGQMEAFLHLWPDGSLGDWKSFSCHCYWGWAGPTCQEPRLGPKEAV from the exons ATGACCACGCAACTAGGCCCAGCCCTGGTGCTGGGGGTGGCCCTGTGCCTGGGTTATGGCCAGCCCCTACCACAGGTCCCTGAACGCCCATTCTCTGTGCTGTGGAATGTACCCTCAGCACACTGTAACGCCCGCTTTGGTGTGCACCTGCCACTCAATGCTTTGGGCATCATAGCCAACCGCGGCCAGCATTTCCACGGTCAGAACATGACCATTTTCTACAAGAACCAGCTCGGCCTCTATCCCTACTTTGGGCCCAGGGGCACAGCTCACAATGGGGGCATCCCCCAGGCTTTGCCCCTTGACCGCCACCTGGCACTGGCTGCCTACCAGATCCACCACAGCCTGAGACCCGGCTTTGCTGGCCCAGCAGTGCTGGATTGGGAGGAGTGGTGTCCACTCTGGGCTGGGAACTGGGGCCGCCGCCGGGCTTATCAGGCAGCCTCTTGGGCTTGGGCACAGCAGGTATTCCCTGACCTGGACCCTCAGGAGCAGCTCTACAAGGCCTATACTGGCTTTGAGCAGGCGGCCCGTGCACTGATGGAGGATACGCTACGGCTGGCCCAGGCACTGCGGCCCCATGGACTCTGGGGCTTCTATCACTATCCAGCCTGCGGGAATGGCTGGCCTAGTATGGCTTCCAACTATACCGGCCGCTGCCATGCAGCCACCCTTGCCCGCAACACTCAACTGCATTGGCTCTGGGCCGCCTCCAGTGCCCTCTTCCCCAGCATCTACCTTCCACCCAGGCTGCCGcctgcccaccaccaggcctttGTCCGACATCGCCTGGAGGAGGCCTTCCGTGTGGCCCTTGTTGGGCACCGACATCCCCTGCCTGTCCTGGCCTATGTCCGCCTCACACACCGGAGATCTGGGAGGTTCCTGTCCCAG gatGACCTTGTGCAGACCGTTGGTGTGAGTGCAGCACTAGGGGCAGCCGGCGTGGTGCTCTGGGGGGACCTGAGCCTCTCCAGCTCTGAG GAGGAGTGCTGGCATCTCCATGACTACCTGGTGGACACCTTGGGCCCCTATGTGATCAATGTGACCAGGGCAGCGATGGCCTGCAGTCACCAGCGGTGCCATGGCCACGGGCGCTGTGCCCGGCGAGATCCAGGACAGATGGAAGCCTTTCTACACCTGTGGCCAGACGGCAGCCTTGGAGATTGGAAGTCCTTCAGCTGCCACTGTTACTGGGGCTGGGCTGGCCCCACCTGCCAGGAGCCCAGGCTTGGGCCTAAAGAAGCAGTATAA
- the NAA80 gene encoding N-alpha-acetyltransferase 80 isoform X1: MQELTLSPGPAKLTPTLDPTHRMELILSTSPAELTLDPACQPKLPLDSTCQPEMTFNPGPTELTLDSEHQPEETPAPSLAELILEPVHRRPELLDACADLINDQWPRSRASRLHSLGQSSDAFPLCLMLLSPHPTPEAAPIVVGHARLSRVLNQPQSLLVETVVVARALRGRGFGRRLMEGLEVFARAQGFRKLHLTTHDQVHFYIHLGYQLGEPVQGLVFTSRRLPATLLNAFPTAPSPRPPWKATNLTAQAAPRSPKGPPLPPPPPLPECLTTSPPVPSGPPSKSLLETRYQNVRGCPIFWMEKDI, from the exons AT GCAAGAGCTGACTCTGAGCCCTGGCCCAGCCAAGCTGACCCCTACACTAGACCCTACACACCGGATGGAGCTGATCCTGAGCACCAGCCCAGCTGAGCTGACTCTGGATCCTGCGTGCCAGCCAAAGCTACCCCTGGATTCCACATGCCAACCAGAGATGACCTTCAATCCTGGTCCAACTGAGCTTACCCTGGATTCTGAACACCAGCCAGAGGAGACCCCAGCTCCTAGCCTGGCTGAGTTGATCCTGGAGCCTGTGCACCGCCGACCAGAGCTCCTGGATGCTTGTGCTGACCTCATCAATGATCAGTGGCCCCGCAGCCGCGCCTCCCGCCTGCACTCCCTGGGCCAGTCCTCAGATGCCTTCCCCCTCTGCCTGATGCTGCTgagcccccaccccacacctgAAGCAGCACCCATTGTGGTGGGCCATGCCCGCCTGTCACGGGTGCTGAACCAGCCCCAGAGCCTCTTAGTGGAGACGGTGGTGGTGGCCCGGGCCCTGAGGGGCCGTGGCTTTGGCCGCCGCCTCATGGAGGGCCTGGAGGTCTTTGCTCGGGCCCAGGGCTTCCGCAAGCTGCACCTCACCACCCATGACCAGGTGCACTTCTATATCCACCTGGGCTACCAGCTGGGTGAGCCTGTGCAGGGCCTGGTCTTCACCAGCAGACGGCTGCCTGCCACCCTGCTTAATGCCTTCCCCACAGCCCCCTCTCCCCGGCCACCCTGGAAGGCCACAAACCTGACTGCCCAAGCTGCCCCAAGGAGTCCCAAGGGACCTCCATTGCCACCACCCCCTCCCCTACCTGAGTGCCTGACCACCTCACCCCCAGTTCCATCAGGGCCCCCTTCAAAAAGCCTGCTGGAGACACGATATCAAAATGTGAGGGGGTGCCCCATATTCTGGATGGAAAAAGACATCTGA
- the HYAL3 gene encoding hyaluronidase-3 isoform X4 translates to MEDTLRLAQALRPHGLWGFYHYPACGNGWPSMASNYTGRCHAATLARNTQLHWLWAASSALFPSIYLPPRLPPAHHQAFVRHRLEEAFRVALVGHRHPLPVLAYVRLTHRRSGRFLSQDDLVQTVGVSAALGAAGVVLWGDLSLSSSEEECWHLHDYLVDTLGPYVINVTRAAMACSHQRCHGHGRCARRDPGQMEAFLHLWPDGSLGDWKSFSCHCYWGWAGPTCQEPRLGPKEAV, encoded by the exons ATGGAGGATACGCTACGGCTGGCCCAGGCACTGCGGCCCCATGGACTCTGGGGCTTCTATCACTATCCAGCCTGCGGGAATGGCTGGCCTAGTATGGCTTCCAACTATACCGGCCGCTGCCATGCAGCCACCCTTGCCCGCAACACTCAACTGCATTGGCTCTGGGCCGCCTCCAGTGCCCTCTTCCCCAGCATCTACCTTCCACCCAGGCTGCCGcctgcccaccaccaggcctttGTCCGACATCGCCTGGAGGAGGCCTTCCGTGTGGCCCTTGTTGGGCACCGACATCCCCTGCCTGTCCTGGCCTATGTCCGCCTCACACACCGGAGATCTGGGAGGTTCCTGTCCCAG gatGACCTTGTGCAGACCGTTGGTGTGAGTGCAGCACTAGGGGCAGCCGGCGTGGTGCTCTGGGGGGACCTGAGCCTCTCCAGCTCTGAG GAGGAGTGCTGGCATCTCCATGACTACCTGGTGGACACCTTGGGCCCCTATGTGATCAATGTGACCAGGGCAGCGATGGCCTGCAGTCACCAGCGGTGCCATGGCCACGGGCGCTGTGCCCGGCGAGATCCAGGACAGATGGAAGCCTTTCTACACCTGTGGCCAGACGGCAGCCTTGGAGATTGGAAGTCCTTCAGCTGCCACTGTTACTGGGGCTGGGCTGGCCCCACCTGCCAGGAGCCCAGGCTTGGGCCTAAAGAAGCAGTATAA
- the HYAL3 gene encoding hyaluronidase-3 isoform X1 — protein MGSALKGLRPRRSPGLSPRGRILGLPPSRPKGAAAAEVADAGFHPWGMTTQLGPALVLGVALCLGYGQPLPQVPERPFSVLWNVPSAHCNARFGVHLPLNALGIIANRGQHFHGQNMTIFYKNQLGLYPYFGPRGTAHNGGIPQALPLDRHLALAAYQIHHSLRPGFAGPAVLDWEEWCPLWAGNWGRRRAYQAASWAWAQQVFPDLDPQEQLYKAYTGFEQAARALMEDTLRLAQALRPHGLWGFYHYPACGNGWPSMASNYTGRCHAATLARNTQLHWLWAASSALFPSIYLPPRLPPAHHQAFVRHRLEEAFRVALVGHRHPLPVLAYVRLTHRRSGRFLSQDDLVQTVGVSAALGAAGVVLWGDLSLSSSEEECWHLHDYLVDTLGPYVINVTRAAMACSHQRCHGHGRCARRDPGQMEAFLHLWPDGSLGDWKSFSCHCYWGWAGPTCQEPRLGPKEAV, from the exons ATGGGGTCGGCACTGAAGGGGTTAAGGCCGCGGAGAAGCCCCGGGCTCAGCCCTAGGGGGCGGATCCTGGGGCTTCCTCCCTCCAGACCAAAGGGTGCGGCTGCTGCAGAGGTGGCTGATGCAG GTTTCCATCCTTGGGGCATGACCACGCAACTAGGCCCAGCCCTGGTGCTGGGGGTGGCCCTGTGCCTGGGTTATGGCCAGCCCCTACCACAGGTCCCTGAACGCCCATTCTCTGTGCTGTGGAATGTACCCTCAGCACACTGTAACGCCCGCTTTGGTGTGCACCTGCCACTCAATGCTTTGGGCATCATAGCCAACCGCGGCCAGCATTTCCACGGTCAGAACATGACCATTTTCTACAAGAACCAGCTCGGCCTCTATCCCTACTTTGGGCCCAGGGGCACAGCTCACAATGGGGGCATCCCCCAGGCTTTGCCCCTTGACCGCCACCTGGCACTGGCTGCCTACCAGATCCACCACAGCCTGAGACCCGGCTTTGCTGGCCCAGCAGTGCTGGATTGGGAGGAGTGGTGTCCACTCTGGGCTGGGAACTGGGGCCGCCGCCGGGCTTATCAGGCAGCCTCTTGGGCTTGGGCACAGCAGGTATTCCCTGACCTGGACCCTCAGGAGCAGCTCTACAAGGCCTATACTGGCTTTGAGCAGGCGGCCCGTGCACTGATGGAGGATACGCTACGGCTGGCCCAGGCACTGCGGCCCCATGGACTCTGGGGCTTCTATCACTATCCAGCCTGCGGGAATGGCTGGCCTAGTATGGCTTCCAACTATACCGGCCGCTGCCATGCAGCCACCCTTGCCCGCAACACTCAACTGCATTGGCTCTGGGCCGCCTCCAGTGCCCTCTTCCCCAGCATCTACCTTCCACCCAGGCTGCCGcctgcccaccaccaggcctttGTCCGACATCGCCTGGAGGAGGCCTTCCGTGTGGCCCTTGTTGGGCACCGACATCCCCTGCCTGTCCTGGCCTATGTCCGCCTCACACACCGGAGATCTGGGAGGTTCCTGTCCCAG gatGACCTTGTGCAGACCGTTGGTGTGAGTGCAGCACTAGGGGCAGCCGGCGTGGTGCTCTGGGGGGACCTGAGCCTCTCCAGCTCTGAG GAGGAGTGCTGGCATCTCCATGACTACCTGGTGGACACCTTGGGCCCCTATGTGATCAATGTGACCAGGGCAGCGATGGCCTGCAGTCACCAGCGGTGCCATGGCCACGGGCGCTGTGCCCGGCGAGATCCAGGACAGATGGAAGCCTTTCTACACCTGTGGCCAGACGGCAGCCTTGGAGATTGGAAGTCCTTCAGCTGCCACTGTTACTGGGGCTGGGCTGGCCCCACCTGCCAGGAGCCCAGGCTTGGGCCTAAAGAAGCAGTATAA
- the HYAL3 gene encoding hyaluronidase-3 isoform X5, which produces MLPPAHHQAFVRHRLEEAFRVALVGHRHPLPVLAYVRLTHRRSGRFLSQDDLVQTVGVSAALGAAGVVLWGDLSLSSSEEECWHLHDYLVDTLGPYVINVTRAAMACSHQRCHGHGRCARRDPGQMEAFLHLWPDGSLGDWKSFSCHCYWGWAGPTCQEPRLGPKEAV; this is translated from the exons AT GCTGCCGcctgcccaccaccaggcctttGTCCGACATCGCCTGGAGGAGGCCTTCCGTGTGGCCCTTGTTGGGCACCGACATCCCCTGCCTGTCCTGGCCTATGTCCGCCTCACACACCGGAGATCTGGGAGGTTCCTGTCCCAG gatGACCTTGTGCAGACCGTTGGTGTGAGTGCAGCACTAGGGGCAGCCGGCGTGGTGCTCTGGGGGGACCTGAGCCTCTCCAGCTCTGAG GAGGAGTGCTGGCATCTCCATGACTACCTGGTGGACACCTTGGGCCCCTATGTGATCAATGTGACCAGGGCAGCGATGGCCTGCAGTCACCAGCGGTGCCATGGCCACGGGCGCTGTGCCCGGCGAGATCCAGGACAGATGGAAGCCTTTCTACACCTGTGGCCAGACGGCAGCCTTGGAGATTGGAAGTCCTTCAGCTGCCACTGTTACTGGGGCTGGGCTGGCCCCACCTGCCAGGAGCCCAGGCTTGGGCCTAAAGAAGCAGTATAA
- the HYAL1 gene encoding hyaluronidase-1 isoform X2, which yields MAAHLLPICALFLTLLDMAQGSRGPLLPNRPFTTVWNANTQWCLERHGVDVDVSVFDVVANPGQTFRGPDMTIFYSSQLGTYPYYTPTGEPVFGGLPQNASLIAHLARTFQDILAAIPAPEFSGLAVIDWEAWRPRWAFNWDTKDIYRQRSRALVQAQHPDWPAPQVEAVAQDQFQGAARAWMAGTLQLGQALRPRGLWGFYGFPDCYNYDFLSPNYTGQCPSGIRAQNDQLGWLWGQSRALYPSIYMPAVLEGTGKSQMYVQHRVAEAFRVAVTAGDPNLPVLPYVQIFYDMTNHFLPLESCQAIKEYMDTTLGPFILNVTSGALLCSQALCSGHGRCVRRPSHPKALLLLNPASFSIQLTPGGGPLSLQGALSLEDQAQMAVEFKCRCYPGWQGPWCEQKSMW from the exons ATGGCAGCCCATCTGCTTCCCATCTGCGCCCTCTTCCTGACCTTACTCGATATGGCCCAAGGCTCTAGGGGCCCCTTGCTACCCAACCGGCCCTTCACCACCGTCTGGAATGCAAACACCCAGTGGTGCCTGGAGAGGCACGGTGTGGACGTGGATGTCAGTGTCTTCGATGTGGTAGCCAACCCAGGGCAGACCTTCCGCGGCCCTGACATGACAATTTTCTATAGCTCCCAGCTGGGCACCTACCCCTACTACACACCCACTGGGGAGCCTGTGTTTGGTGGTCTGCCCCAGAATGCCAGCCTGATTGCCCACCTGGCCCGCACATTCCAGGACATCCTGGCTGCCATACCTGCTCCTGAATTCTCAGGGCTGGCAGTCATCGACTGGGAGGCATGGCGCCCACGCTGGGCCTTCAACTGGGACACCAAGGACATTTACCGGCAGCGCTCACGGGCACTGGTCCAGGCGCAGCACCCTGATTGGCCAGCTCCTCAGGTGGAGGCAGTAGCCCAGGACCAGTTCCAGGGAGCTGCACGGGCCTGGATGGCAGGCACCCTCCAGTTGGGGCAGGCACTGCGTCCTCGCGGCCTCTGGGGCTTCTATGGCTTCCCTGACTGCTACAACTATGACTTTCTAAGCCCCAACTACACCGGTCAGTGCCCGTCAGGCATCCGTGCCCAAAATGACCAGCTAGGGTGGCTGTGGGGCCAGAGCCGTGCCCTCTATCCCAGCATCTACATGCCAGCAGTGCTGGAGGGCACAGGGAAGTCACAGATGTATGTGCAGCATCGTGTGGCTGAGGCATTCCGTGTGGCTGTGACTGCTGGTGACCCCAATCTGCCGGTGCTGCCCTATGTCCAGATCTTCTATGACATGACAAACCACTTTCTGCCCCTG GAATCATGTCAGGCCATCAAGGAGTATATGGACACTACGCTGGGGCCCTTCATCCTGAACGTGACCAGTGGGGCCCTTCTCTGCAGTCAAGCCCTGTGCTCTGGCCATGGCCGCTGTGTCCGCCGCCCCAGCCACCCCAAAGCCCTCCTCCTCCTTAACCCTGCCAGTTTCTCCATCCAGCTCACGCCTGGTGGTGGGCCCCTGAGCCTGCAGGGTGCCCTCTCACTTGAAGATCAGGCACAGATGGCTGTGGAGTTCAAATGTCGATGCTACCCTGGCTGGCAGGGACCGTGGTGTGAGCAGAAGAGCATGTGGTGA
- the HYAL3 gene encoding hyaluronidase-3 isoform X6, which translates to MLPPAHHQAFVRHRLEEAFRVALVGHRHPLPVLAYVRLTHRRSGRFLSQEECWHLHDYLVDTLGPYVINVTRAAMACSHQRCHGHGRCARRDPGQMEAFLHLWPDGSLGDWKSFSCHCYWGWAGPTCQEPRLGPKEAV; encoded by the exons AT GCTGCCGcctgcccaccaccaggcctttGTCCGACATCGCCTGGAGGAGGCCTTCCGTGTGGCCCTTGTTGGGCACCGACATCCCCTGCCTGTCCTGGCCTATGTCCGCCTCACACACCGGAGATCTGGGAGGTTCCTGTCCCAG GAGGAGTGCTGGCATCTCCATGACTACCTGGTGGACACCTTGGGCCCCTATGTGATCAATGTGACCAGGGCAGCGATGGCCTGCAGTCACCAGCGGTGCCATGGCCACGGGCGCTGTGCCCGGCGAGATCCAGGACAGATGGAAGCCTTTCTACACCTGTGGCCAGACGGCAGCCTTGGAGATTGGAAGTCCTTCAGCTGCCACTGTTACTGGGGCTGGGCTGGCCCCACCTGCCAGGAGCCCAGGCTTGGGCCTAAAGAAGCAGTATAA
- the HYAL1 gene encoding hyaluronidase-1 isoform X1, protein MAAHLLPICALFLTLLDMAQGSRGPLLPNRPFTTVWNANTQWCLERHGVDVDVSVFDVVANPGQTFRGPDMTIFYSSQLGTYPYYTPTGEPVFGGLPQNASLIAHLARTFQDILAAIPAPEFSGLAVIDWEAWRPRWAFNWDTKDIYRQRSRALVQAQHPDWPAPQVEAVAQDQFQGAARAWMAGTLQLGQALRPRGLWGFYGFPDCYNYDFLSPNYTGQCPSGIRAQNDQLGWLWGQSRALYPSIYMPAVLEGTGKSQMYVQHRVAEAFRVAVTAGDPNLPVLPYVQIFYDMTNHFLPLDELEHSLGESAAQGAAGVVLWVSWENTRTKESCQAIKEYMDTTLGPFILNVTSGALLCSQALCSGHGRCVRRPSHPKALLLLNPASFSIQLTPGGGPLSLQGALSLEDQAQMAVEFKCRCYPGWQGPWCEQKSMW, encoded by the exons ATGGCAGCCCATCTGCTTCCCATCTGCGCCCTCTTCCTGACCTTACTCGATATGGCCCAAGGCTCTAGGGGCCCCTTGCTACCCAACCGGCCCTTCACCACCGTCTGGAATGCAAACACCCAGTGGTGCCTGGAGAGGCACGGTGTGGACGTGGATGTCAGTGTCTTCGATGTGGTAGCCAACCCAGGGCAGACCTTCCGCGGCCCTGACATGACAATTTTCTATAGCTCCCAGCTGGGCACCTACCCCTACTACACACCCACTGGGGAGCCTGTGTTTGGTGGTCTGCCCCAGAATGCCAGCCTGATTGCCCACCTGGCCCGCACATTCCAGGACATCCTGGCTGCCATACCTGCTCCTGAATTCTCAGGGCTGGCAGTCATCGACTGGGAGGCATGGCGCCCACGCTGGGCCTTCAACTGGGACACCAAGGACATTTACCGGCAGCGCTCACGGGCACTGGTCCAGGCGCAGCACCCTGATTGGCCAGCTCCTCAGGTGGAGGCAGTAGCCCAGGACCAGTTCCAGGGAGCTGCACGGGCCTGGATGGCAGGCACCCTCCAGTTGGGGCAGGCACTGCGTCCTCGCGGCCTCTGGGGCTTCTATGGCTTCCCTGACTGCTACAACTATGACTTTCTAAGCCCCAACTACACCGGTCAGTGCCCGTCAGGCATCCGTGCCCAAAATGACCAGCTAGGGTGGCTGTGGGGCCAGAGCCGTGCCCTCTATCCCAGCATCTACATGCCAGCAGTGCTGGAGGGCACAGGGAAGTCACAGATGTATGTGCAGCATCGTGTGGCTGAGGCATTCCGTGTGGCTGTGACTGCTGGTGACCCCAATCTGCCGGTGCTGCCCTATGTCCAGATCTTCTATGACATGACAAACCACTTTCTGCCCCTG GATGAGCTGGAGCACAGCCTGGGGGAGAGTGCGGCCCAGGGGGCAGCTGGAGTGGTGCTCTGGGTGAGCTGGGAAAATACAAGAACCAAG GAATCATGTCAGGCCATCAAGGAGTATATGGACACTACGCTGGGGCCCTTCATCCTGAACGTGACCAGTGGGGCCCTTCTCTGCAGTCAAGCCCTGTGCTCTGGCCATGGCCGCTGTGTCCGCCGCCCCAGCCACCCCAAAGCCCTCCTCCTCCTTAACCCTGCCAGTTTCTCCATCCAGCTCACGCCTGGTGGTGGGCCCCTGAGCCTGCAGGGTGCCCTCTCACTTGAAGATCAGGCACAGATGGCTGTGGAGTTCAAATGTCGATGCTACCCTGGCTGGCAGGGACCGTGGTGTGAGCAGAAGAGCATGTGGTGA